A portion of the Candidatus Glassbacteria bacterium genome contains these proteins:
- a CDS encoding FMN-binding protein — translation MGHSEKLYTRLSEGVLERVVREQRSDVETISGATTSSKLILLAVEDALKTG, via the coding sequence ATGGGACATTCCGAAAAATTATATACCCGGCTGTCCGAGGGCGTACTGGAAAGAGTGGTCAGGGAGCAGCGGTCCGATGTGGAGACAATCAGCGGGGCCACCACCAGCAGCAAGCTGATCCTGCTGGCCGTGGAGGATGCTCTGAAGACCGGGTGA